The Nitrospiraceae bacterium genome window below encodes:
- a CDS encoding ImmA/IrrE family metallo-endopeptidase — translation MLADDPQALLRALGVTAPREIDIEAIAQYCGATVTYEPLVGCEGRIIGYGDRAILTVNQRATVSRKRFSAAHELGHWLKHRGKVALVCDNEQLICKWDGHDREGVANRYASELLLPQYLFQPLLQNRAMTFETVRWLAEQFETSITATAMRAVQLTNSEAALICSSEHGRQWFELSPSAKEAQCWPRRSLPVESGASALLKRDEEPTGLRKVPASVWFGGKNESIRNVVEDTVRITAHLVLSLVVWTSSPAR, via the coding sequence ATGCTTGCTGACGATCCCCAAGCACTACTCAGAGCATTGGGCGTGACTGCTCCCCGTGAGATCGATATTGAGGCCATTGCACAATATTGCGGCGCCACCGTGACATACGAACCACTTGTAGGGTGTGAGGGACGGATAATCGGCTATGGTGATCGTGCAATCCTCACGGTCAACCAGAGAGCGACCGTATCGAGAAAAAGATTTTCGGCTGCACATGAACTGGGACATTGGTTGAAGCATCGCGGCAAGGTTGCGCTAGTCTGTGATAATGAACAGCTAATTTGTAAATGGGATGGACATGATAGAGAAGGAGTGGCGAATCGCTATGCATCTGAATTGCTTCTTCCCCAGTATCTATTTCAACCGCTGCTACAGAATAGGGCCATGACGTTTGAGACGGTGCGGTGGCTAGCGGAACAGTTCGAAACCAGCATTACGGCAACCGCTATGCGAGCGGTTCAGTTGACAAATAGTGAAGCCGCCCTCATTTGTTCGAGCGAGCACGGCCGACAGTGGTTTGAGCTAAGTCCCAGTGCTAAGGAAGCGCAATGTTGGCCGAGACGTAGCCTTCCTGTTGAATCTGGAGCTTCTGCTCTTCTTAAGCGAGATGAAGAGCCAACAGGCCTTAGAAAGGTCCCAGCCTCAGTCTGGTTTGGTGGAAAAAACGAGTCGATTAGGAATGTCGTCGAAGACACGGTGCGAATCACTGCCCATCTTGTCCTTAGTTTGGTTGTTTGGACATCGTCTCCTGCAAGGTAG
- a CDS encoding patatin-like phospholipase family protein: MILPSSIALALSGGGIRAIGFHLGVIRLLAERCLLEHVERISTVSGGSLLVGLILQANQYQWPSSDLFIESVYPNLRNSLCNKSFQWGALRQLLNPVNLPFVFSRANLLALAIEKEWNIRIKLSELPIRPEWSINATTAENGKRFRFKRSDIGDYQLGYASAGDFHLSSAMAVSAAFPGGFGPLRLDATLFNWQKREWNSLKGTEQPVNIGYKSLHLYDGGVYDNLGLEPFFDAGRSKAKHPGTAIIVSDAGRPLPSGFDFFSLNPFRLKRVADIMSDQSHALRVRTFSNYLQESPGRGAFIYIGTPIEPTLPCKSATYTSNFPTTLRRIDLTEFDLLANHGYQVAKLAEQAYGL; encoded by the coding sequence ATGATTTTGCCATCGAGCATTGCGCTTGCTCTATCAGGCGGCGGCATCCGAGCAATTGGTTTTCATCTTGGCGTGATACGTCTACTCGCAGAACGTTGCTTGCTAGAGCACGTCGAACGAATCTCTACAGTGTCCGGTGGCAGTTTGCTTGTGGGGCTAATACTTCAAGCTAACCAGTATCAATGGCCATCTTCAGATCTCTTTATCGAGTCGGTATACCCAAATCTGCGTAATTCGCTGTGCAATAAAAGCTTTCAGTGGGGAGCCCTCCGGCAGCTCCTAAACCCTGTAAACCTGCCGTTCGTTTTTTCTCGAGCAAATTTATTGGCGTTAGCTATCGAAAAGGAATGGAATATTCGGATTAAGCTATCTGAATTGCCGATTAGACCAGAATGGTCCATCAATGCTACGACAGCTGAGAATGGCAAACGTTTTCGGTTTAAGCGAAGTGATATTGGCGACTATCAGCTAGGCTATGCTTCTGCTGGAGACTTTCATCTTTCGAGCGCGATGGCAGTTTCCGCTGCTTTTCCCGGAGGGTTCGGACCACTACGGTTAGACGCCACGCTCTTTAATTGGCAAAAACGGGAATGGAATTCGCTTAAGGGAACTGAGCAGCCTGTCAATATAGGCTACAAATCTCTGCATCTATACGACGGGGGTGTCTATGATAATCTCGGGTTGGAACCATTTTTTGATGCAGGGCGCAGCAAGGCCAAGCATCCAGGGACTGCTATCATCGTCTCGGATGCCGGACGTCCCTTACCTTCCGGATTCGATTTTTTTTCGCTGAATCCGTTTCGACTTAAGCGTGTCGCCGACATCATGTCAGACCAGTCTCATGCATTACGTGTTCGGACCTTCTCCAACTATCTCCAAGAAAGCCCAGGACGGGGAGCGTTCATATATATTGGGACGCCTATAGAGCCTACATTACCCTGTAAGTCAGCTACATACACCTCGAACTTTCCTACGACATTACGCCGAATTGATCTTACGGAGTTCGATTTGCTGGCCAACCATGGATATCAGGTAGCGAAACTGGCTGAGCAAGCCTATGGCTTATGA